A genome region from Coffea arabica cultivar ET-39 chromosome 7e, Coffea Arabica ET-39 HiFi, whole genome shotgun sequence includes the following:
- the LOC113701951 gene encoding uncharacterized protein: MNPSANRETGAVNAQGQVERRVDSTDYRSSAGGGLDQKPVQVIHQHHDSSPDSKTSGGVLANAAASIASTLESAKEAISRK; encoded by the exons ATGAACCCATCGGCGAACAGG GAAACTGGCGCTGTAAATGCACAAGGTCAGGTTGAGAGGAGGGTGGACTCAACAGATTATAGGTCATCTGCCGGAGGAGGCCTAGACCAGAAGCCAGTGCAGGTCATACATCAGCATCATGACTCATCCCCGGATTCAAAAACTAGTGGCGGTGTCTTGGCCAATGCTGCTGCTTCCATTGCCTCAACCTTAGAGTCTGCCAAGGAGGCTATCTCTCggaaataa